The Thermocrinis ruber genome has a window encoding:
- a CDS encoding sensor histidine kinase, with protein sequence MLIFLSLITVGFITLNILMFFELKRVVEESIYFRAYSHYLLYTISKTHRGDENFLVSEQIPTGFSFSFRDPSDPSKNVYVAVREEYLTESIKPSLKRLFFFQFLLILSLILVYQLALDRLWKNVEEGREFGMYLIKSVSHKLGNFLAVQKTNLSLLQKNNSPQALGRMQRSIKRLEKDVSLILRLSEEELKPVKVWVDFWNVLENVLSLFEEEIKEKKLIFIKRKDLYLHTDERILEDVLYNLLSNAIKYSKNFIHLRVSVGKDWVLFSVRNDFVENAKGGMGLGLKLLQRHAQRMDSELFIRIKKHYTAHLCFREFRVI encoded by the coding sequence ATGCTGATTTTTCTTTCCCTGATTACAGTCGGATTTATAACCTTGAACATTCTCATGTTCTTTGAACTAAAAAGGGTAGTAGAGGAAAGCATCTACTTTAGGGCATACTCCCACTATCTTCTTTACACCATAAGCAAAACCCACAGAGGGGATGAAAACTTCCTTGTCTCGGAGCAAATTCCAACGGGCTTTTCCTTTTCCTTTAGGGACCCTTCCGACCCTTCTAAAAATGTCTATGTGGCTGTAAGGGAAGAGTATTTAACGGAGAGCATAAAGCCGAGCCTAAAGAGATTATTCTTTTTTCAGTTTTTGCTGATCCTTTCCTTGATTTTGGTCTATCAGTTGGCTTTGGACAGACTTTGGAAAAATGTAGAAGAAGGCAGGGAGTTTGGCATGTATTTAATAAAGTCCGTAAGCCACAAGCTTGGGAACTTTCTGGCAGTTCAAAAGACAAACCTTAGCCTTTTGCAAAAAAACAACTCTCCTCAAGCCTTGGGTAGGATGCAAAGAAGTATAAAGAGGCTTGAGAAGGACGTTAGCTTAATCCTCAGACTATCGGAGGAGGAGCTAAAGCCTGTTAAGGTTTGGGTGGATTTTTGGAATGTTCTGGAGAATGTGCTCAGCCTCTTTGAGGAGGAGATAAAGGAAAAAAAGCTTATCTTCATAAAAAGGAAAGATCTTTACCTGCATACGGACGAACGAATTCTGGAGGATGTGCTTTATAACCTCCTCAGCAACGCCATAAAGTATTCAAAGAACTTTATACATCTGAGGGTCTCTGTGGGCAAGGACTGGGTGCTCTTCAGCGTGAGAAATGACTTTGTGGAAAATGCTAAAGGAGGCATGGGCTTGGGGCTAAAACTTTTACAAAGGCATGCCCAAAGGATGGACAGTGAGTTATTTATCCGCATAAAAAAGCACTACACCGCCCACCTTTGCTTTAGGGAGTTTAGAGTGATTTAA
- a CDS encoding response regulator transcription factor, which produces MKVLLVEDDRLLGESLTEYLQSEGFITDWVYDPREVMDLLEVSRYDVIVLDLMMPHIGGEELIKAIREKDKETPILVLTAKQRLEDKRTCFELGADDYLTKPFEMEELTLRLKALYRRKNPQDVVVIDEVEVCFSKEMVKVKGKPIPLSKKDWLILKFLVENRGRFVSHEEILNYVWGDEPVGEDVVRAHIKNLRKLLPEGFIKTMKGRGYRVG; this is translated from the coding sequence ATGAAGGTGCTTTTGGTGGAGGATGACCGGCTTTTGGGGGAGAGCCTAACAGAGTACCTGCAGTCGGAGGGATTTATTACAGATTGGGTGTATGACCCAAGGGAGGTTATGGACCTCTTGGAGGTATCCCGCTACGATGTGATCGTCCTTGACCTGATGATGCCGCACATAGGGGGTGAGGAGCTTATAAAGGCTATCAGAGAAAAGGACAAAGAAACTCCCATCCTTGTTCTTACCGCCAAGCAGAGGCTTGAAGACAAACGCACCTGTTTTGAGCTTGGGGCGGATGACTATCTAACAAAGCCCTTTGAGATGGAGGAGCTAACCTTGAGGCTAAAAGCCCTATACAGAAGGAAAAACCCGCAGGATGTGGTGGTTATTGACGAAGTGGAGGTCTGCTTTAGCAAAGAGATGGTAAAGGTGAAAGGAAAGCCAATTCCTTTGAGCAAAAAGGACTGGCTTATTTTGAAGTTTTTGGTAGAAAACAGGGGGCGCTTTGTCTCCCACGAAGAAATCCTTAACTATGTGTGGGGTGACGAACCGGTGGGGGAAGATGTAGTGAGGGCACACATAAAGAACCTTAGAAAGTTGCTACCAGAAGGATTTATAAAGACCATGAAGGGAAGGGGATACCGGGTTGGGTGA
- the radA gene encoding DNA repair protein RadA, translating to MKKEKTFFVCQECGYSSTKWFGRCPSCGAWNSMVEERERVATKTLGPAMVYKPLPMWVEEDLKRLSTGFEQMDLALGGGLVKGQVLLIAGEPGIGKSTLLLQLAEKYSKAYGKVLYVSGEESGSQIGTRAKRLKVEGENLYLLPETELEYILETIQELKPSLLVVDSIQTIHSSQLESAPGSVAQVRECAYKLAEFCKRRDIPVFIVGQITKEGSIAGPKVLEHLVDTVLYFEGERFSFYRVLKVVKNRFGASGEVVVFKMTERGLEEVPEPSALFLQERRASPGSVVFPHTEGNKPVLLEVQALVIDALYTTPQRRTQGYDINRLALILAVLEKEAKIFTRDKDVFVNVVGGMQIVEPAGDLAVALAIASSVKGKELGDVVVFGELGLGGEVRAVHFPEMRLKEGKRFGFKRAMVPKGNILEMDDMEIYAVSHIKEALELLL from the coding sequence ATGAAAAAAGAAAAAACATTCTTTGTCTGTCAGGAGTGCGGATACTCTTCCACCAAGTGGTTTGGAAGGTGTCCTTCTTGCGGTGCTTGGAACAGTATGGTGGAAGAGAGGGAAAGGGTTGCCACCAAGACCCTTGGTCCTGCCATGGTCTACAAGCCCTTACCCATGTGGGTGGAGGAGGACTTAAAAAGGCTATCTACTGGCTTTGAACAGATGGACTTAGCCTTGGGCGGAGGGCTTGTAAAGGGACAGGTTTTACTGATCGCAGGGGAGCCGGGCATAGGAAAATCTACCCTGCTTTTGCAGTTGGCGGAAAAGTACTCAAAGGCTTACGGAAAGGTTCTGTATGTATCAGGGGAAGAGTCAGGCAGTCAGATAGGAACGAGGGCAAAAAGGCTAAAAGTGGAAGGGGAAAACCTCTACCTTTTGCCCGAGACTGAGCTTGAGTATATTTTGGAAACCATCCAAGAACTAAAGCCAAGCCTTTTGGTAGTGGATTCCATACAGACCATCCATTCTTCCCAGTTGGAATCTGCACCCGGTTCAGTGGCACAGGTTAGGGAGTGTGCGTACAAGCTGGCAGAGTTCTGCAAAAGAAGGGACATCCCAGTGTTCATAGTAGGACAGATCACCAAGGAGGGAAGCATTGCAGGTCCAAAGGTTCTGGAACATCTGGTGGATACAGTCCTTTATTTTGAAGGAGAAAGGTTCAGCTTTTACCGAGTTTTAAAGGTGGTTAAGAATCGCTTTGGTGCAAGTGGGGAGGTGGTGGTTTTTAAGATGACGGAAAGGGGATTGGAGGAGGTGCCCGAGCCATCAGCCCTATTTTTGCAAGAGAGAAGGGCAAGCCCGGGCAGTGTGGTATTTCCTCACACGGAGGGCAACAAGCCAGTGCTTTTGGAGGTGCAAGCCTTAGTCATAGACGCCCTGTACACAACACCTCAGAGAAGGACCCAGGGCTATGACATAAACCGCCTTGCCCTTATCCTTGCGGTCCTTGAGAAGGAGGCTAAAATATTCACAAGGGATAAAGATGTCTTTGTGAACGTGGTGGGGGGTATGCAGATCGTGGAACCTGCGGGGGACCTGGCGGTAGCCTTAGCCATAGCATCCTCTGTGAAAGGAAAGGAGCTGGGGGATGTGGTGGTCTTTGGAGAGCTGGGCTTGGGTGGAGAGGTCAGGGCGGTGCATTTTCCAGAGATGAGACTAAAAGAGGGCAAACGCTTTGGCTTTAAAAGGGCAATGGTTCCAAAGGGCAACATCCTTGAGATGGATGATATGGAAATATACGCAGTTTCCCACATAAAAGAAGCCCTTGAGCTTTTGCTATGA
- the moaA gene encoding GTP 3',8-cyclase MoaA — MPIDQLGRELKDLRVSVTDRCNFRCQFCMPEGENYEFFKREEILSFEEIARVVRIVKGLGVKKVRLTGGEPLLRRHLENLVALISQEVEDIALTTNGFLLKDKVQDLASAGLKRVTVSLPSLRDQTLSKLVGRDVKVGQILEGIHRSLELGLSVKVNVCVVRDINDDEILDFIEFFRPLGVEVRFIEFMDVGTLNGWSLERVFSAKEIINAISQRYRVKPIGRQRRGETAERFMLEDGYKFGIIASVTQPFCGECNRLRLTADGKLFTCLFASDGYDLKSLLRGGAKDEEIRDFIVALWEKRKDRYSEERLELLKKGIKPKKVEMFKLGG, encoded by the coding sequence ATGCCCATAGACCAACTTGGAAGAGAGCTAAAGGACCTGCGAGTATCGGTAACAGACCGGTGCAACTTCAGATGTCAGTTTTGTATGCCGGAGGGGGAAAACTATGAGTTTTTCAAAAGGGAAGAGATTCTGAGCTTTGAAGAGATCGCAAGGGTGGTGCGTATAGTCAAAGGGCTTGGAGTTAAAAAGGTAAGGCTTACAGGCGGAGAGCCACTTCTCAGAAGGCACTTGGAAAACTTAGTAGCCCTCATAAGCCAAGAGGTAGAGGACATAGCCCTTACCACCAACGGCTTTTTGCTAAAGGACAAGGTCCAAGATTTAGCTTCGGCAGGATTAAAGAGAGTAACTGTGAGCCTTCCTTCTTTGAGGGACCAGACCCTTTCTAAGCTTGTGGGAAGGGATGTTAAAGTGGGTCAGATTTTGGAGGGCATACACAGGAGCTTGGAGCTTGGGCTTTCGGTCAAGGTTAATGTATGCGTGGTGAGGGATATAAACGACGATGAAATTTTAGACTTTATAGAGTTTTTCAGACCCTTGGGGGTGGAGGTTAGGTTTATAGAGTTTATGGATGTGGGAACTTTAAACGGATGGTCCCTTGAACGGGTCTTTTCTGCTAAAGAGATTATCAACGCCATCTCCCAAAGGTACAGAGTAAAACCCATCGGAAGGCAAAGGAGGGGAGAAACTGCGGAGAGGTTTATGCTGGAGGATGGCTACAAGTTTGGGATAATAGCGTCTGTAACACAGCCCTTCTGTGGGGAGTGCAACCGTTTAAGGCTAACCGCAGATGGCAAGCTTTTCACGTGCCTTTTTGCAAGCGACGGCTATGACCTGAAAAGCCTTCTAAGGGGCGGTGCAAAGGACGAGGAAATAAGGGATTTTATAGTGGCCCTTTGGGAAAAAAGAAAGGACAGGTATTCAGAGGAAAGGCTTGAGCTTTTGAAAAAGGGCATAAAGCCCAAAAAAGTGGAGATGTTTAAGCTGGGGGGATGA
- a CDS encoding menaquinone biosynthesis family protein — protein sequence MRIRIAHSPDSDDAFMFYPLTAGVIDTEGLEIEHVLADIETLNQRALEGTYEVSAVSFHAYPYIADKYLVLPSGGSVGDGYGPLVVAREELKSLKGEKVAVPGKLTTAYLVLKLYEPDFEPVVMPFDKVLDAVLSGEVKAGLVIHEGQLSYKDKGLNKVVDLGEWWKESFGLPLPLGGNVVRKDLGKEIIQKIERLMRKSVEYALSHPEEALKYAREYARDIKEDTEKTKKFVSMYVNERTIDYGEDGRRAVRLLLSLGYQRGIIKVPPPEVIFSDEV from the coding sequence GTGCGTATTAGAATTGCCCACAGCCCAGATTCAGACGATGCCTTTATGTTTTATCCTCTCACTGCAGGGGTCATAGACACGGAAGGTTTAGAGATAGAGCACGTTTTGGCGGATATTGAAACCCTCAATCAACGTGCCCTGGAGGGAACCTACGAAGTTTCTGCGGTGTCTTTTCATGCGTACCCATACATAGCGGACAAATACTTGGTGCTTCCAAGCGGTGGCAGTGTAGGAGATGGCTACGGTCCCTTGGTTGTGGCAAGGGAAGAGTTAAAGAGCTTGAAGGGAGAAAAGGTCGCGGTGCCGGGGAAGTTGACCACCGCCTACTTGGTTTTAAAGCTTTACGAGCCGGACTTTGAGCCGGTGGTTATGCCCTTTGACAAAGTGCTTGATGCGGTGCTTTCGGGGGAGGTAAAGGCAGGCTTGGTAATCCACGAAGGACAACTGAGCTACAAAGATAAGGGACTAAATAAGGTGGTTGATTTGGGTGAGTGGTGGAAGGAAAGCTTTGGTTTGCCTTTGCCCTTGGGTGGAAATGTGGTTAGGAAGGACTTGGGAAAGGAAATCATCCAAAAGATAGAAAGGCTTATGAGAAAGAGCGTAGAGTACGCCTTGTCCCACCCGGAGGAAGCCCTAAAATACGCAAGGGAGTATGCAAGGGACATAAAAGAAGACACAGAAAAAACAAAAAAATTTGTGAGCATGTATGTGAATGAAAGGACAATAGATTACGGAGAGGATGGCAGAAGGGCGGTGAGGCTACTTTTGAGCCTTGGCTACCAAAGGGGGATTATAAAGGTCCCTCCACCAGAGGTGATATTTTCCGATGAGGTTTAA
- a CDS encoding alkaline phosphatase D family protein, whose protein sequence is MLTRREFISVPLLCLLTRNLEAFASDTPEVFPQGVASGDPTQDSVVLWTRIEPKVHESMKRDLVLEISTKPDFSEVVQVRIPADRINPSRDYTVKLTIDGLKPGGTYYYRFVYADVPSLTGRFKTLPAGSPEEFRFAFITCQNYADGYYSAFRHISQEDVGFVVHLGDQIYEKIYGPPRVPGRDLNLPSGGRIALTLEDYLYLYRTYLSDKDYQLARAMHPFIYIWDDHEYANDYSYDYEGGYYLLPRHPFYRKKAQSLALRRIAIQAWLAYTPAKVKVDLDSRDPLKWITIYRDFKVGDLLHLICTDERSYRTPQPCEKRFAHPGCPEQRKTSMLGKEQKTWLFRKLEEKGYNWKVWANEVQFVQGRVNGLFGSLDAWDGYAGEREEILRFLGSKAINNLVIITGDRHAGLVAEVPDKFEGDYQKVLGMEFMTPALSSISAAETTWWRDYGVSNHVEFAQAEKNQNPWTKYIEHKIWGYSVLTLTRDRAVGEMFFVDKYRKDAEKVRAVRAVYERGKPITLL, encoded by the coding sequence ATGCTTACAAGAAGAGAGTTCATAAGCGTGCCTCTGCTGTGCTTACTTACCAGAAACTTGGAAGCCTTTGCCAGTGACACACCCGAAGTCTTTCCTCAGGGCGTCGCAAGCGGAGACCCTACCCAGGACAGCGTAGTGTTATGGACAAGAATTGAGCCAAAGGTGCACGAAAGTATGAAAAGGGACCTGGTGCTTGAGATATCCACAAAGCCTGACTTTTCGGAGGTGGTCCAAGTTCGCATACCTGCAGACAGAATAAACCCCTCAAGGGACTACACAGTAAAGCTTACCATAGATGGATTAAAGCCAGGTGGCACCTACTACTACCGCTTTGTGTATGCAGATGTTCCATCTCTAACGGGAAGGTTCAAAACACTGCCTGCAGGAAGCCCGGAGGAGTTTAGGTTTGCTTTTATCACCTGCCAAAACTATGCGGATGGCTACTACTCCGCCTTTAGGCACATTTCCCAAGAGGACGTAGGTTTTGTGGTGCATTTGGGAGACCAAATTTACGAGAAGATCTACGGACCGCCTAGGGTGCCCGGAAGGGATCTGAACCTTCCCTCCGGTGGAAGAATAGCCCTCACCTTGGAAGACTACCTGTACCTATACAGAACCTATCTTTCTGACAAGGACTATCAGCTTGCCCGTGCCATGCATCCTTTCATATACATCTGGGATGACCACGAGTACGCCAACGATTACTCCTATGACTACGAGGGAGGCTACTACCTATTGCCCAGACATCCCTTTTACAGGAAAAAAGCCCAGAGCTTGGCACTAAGGAGGATAGCCATACAGGCATGGCTTGCCTACACACCCGCCAAGGTAAAGGTAGACCTAGATTCAAGGGATCCATTAAAGTGGATAACCATATACAGGGACTTTAAGGTGGGAGACCTTCTTCACTTGATATGCACCGACGAGAGGTCCTACAGGACGCCTCAACCTTGTGAAAAGAGATTTGCACACCCAGGCTGTCCCGAACAGAGAAAAACCTCTATGCTGGGAAAGGAACAAAAAACTTGGTTGTTCAGAAAGCTGGAGGAAAAAGGCTACAACTGGAAAGTTTGGGCAAACGAGGTTCAGTTTGTTCAGGGTAGGGTCAACGGACTCTTTGGTTCCTTGGATGCTTGGGATGGCTACGCAGGAGAGAGGGAGGAGATCCTCAGGTTTTTAGGGTCAAAGGCTATAAACAATCTGGTTATCATAACGGGAGACAGGCATGCGGGGCTAGTGGCAGAGGTTCCAGACAAGTTTGAAGGAGACTATCAAAAGGTTCTTGGGATGGAGTTTATGACGCCAGCCCTTTCCTCCATAAGTGCCGCAGAGACCACCTGGTGGAGAGATTACGGCGTGTCAAACCACGTGGAGTTTGCCCAGGCGGAAAAGAACCAAAACCCTTGGACTAAATATATAGAACATAAAATCTGGGGCTACTCGGTCCTTACGCTTACAAGGGATAGGGCTGTAGGAGAGATGTTCTTCGTGGATAAGTACAGGAAGGATGCGGAAAAAGTAAGGGCAGTTAGGGCAGTTTATGAAAGAGGAAAGCCGATAACTTTGCTGTAA
- a CDS encoding energy transducer TonB yields MAVALLFSRLTLYSLPETPQQVVEVISLPILEQKPQSPPEQRKVERQAQREQKRERIERKTQEKLPQQPPKAQEEKLKEETTRQTPVQESPVAQEVKPLATQEAGTRETPREEKRIIGGEARAQQEAPRSGEVQRQEVATRERVENPPQVQEKKPTLSPPADQLSRYFALVKGIIESKKRYPEEAKRRGEEGTVVVSFTIDESGNPVNVRLASSSGSSSIDNETLRLIRSLKFPPPPDGKPVNLRVEVEYQLRR; encoded by the coding sequence GTGGCGGTAGCACTTCTTTTCTCAAGGCTCACCCTCTACTCTTTGCCAGAAACTCCCCAGCAGGTGGTGGAGGTGATAAGCCTTCCCATTTTGGAGCAAAAGCCTCAAAGCCCACCTGAGCAACGAAAGGTTGAAAGACAAGCCCAGCGGGAACAAAAAAGGGAAAGGATAGAAAGAAAAACTCAAGAAAAACTCCCACAACAGCCACCGAAAGCGCAGGAAGAAAAATTAAAAGAAGAGACAACGAGACAGACTCCAGTTCAAGAGAGCCCAGTGGCGCAGGAAGTTAAACCTCTTGCCACTCAGGAGGCAGGCACAAGAGAAACTCCTAGGGAGGAGAAGAGAATAATCGGTGGAGAGGCTCGCGCGCAACAGGAAGCTCCTCGCAGTGGAGAGGTTCAAAGACAGGAGGTAGCTACTCGCGAAAGGGTGGAAAACCCACCGCAGGTTCAAGAAAAAAAGCCCACCTTGTCCCCTCCTGCAGACCAACTGAGTAGATACTTTGCCCTGGTGAAGGGTATAATAGAGTCCAAAAAACGCTATCCAGAGGAGGCAAAGAGAAGGGGAGAGGAGGGAACAGTGGTGGTTAGCTTTACCATAGATGAATCTGGAAACCCCGTCAATGTGAGGCTTGCAAGCTCCAGCGGAAGCTCCTCCATAGACAACGAAACCCTCAGGCTCATAAGGAGTCTAAAGTTTCCCCCTCCCCCAGATGGAAAGCCTGTCAACCTGAGGGTGGAGGTGGAGTACCAACTGAGGAGGTAA
- a CDS encoding ExbD/TolR family protein has translation MKRQRLLSMLEEPEQEKEEIQIIPMIDIMLFLLTFFILYTLNVFPMLFQNLKLPTSSTLETIQVKEPLKVYIGKDGDIETENVGRGIQALRSYLKGITQKDQLMVVIVADRDSKAQHLMNVIDVLKEEGISRIAIAGEKK, from the coding sequence ATGAAGAGACAAAGACTTTTGTCAATGCTTGAGGAACCAGAGCAAGAAAAGGAAGAGATACAAATAATCCCAATGATAGACATAATGCTCTTTTTGCTAACCTTCTTTATTCTTTACACTTTGAACGTCTTTCCCATGCTCTTTCAAAACCTAAAGCTTCCTACCTCCTCCACCCTTGAGACTATCCAAGTGAAAGAGCCCCTTAAGGTTTACATAGGCAAAGACGGAGACATAGAAACCGAGAATGTAGGAAGGGGCATTCAAGCCCTAAGGTCCTACCTAAAGGGTATAACCCAAAAGGATCAACTGATGGTGGTTATAGTGGCAGACAGAGATTCAAAGGCTCAGCACCTTATGAATGTAATAGATGTATTAAAGGAGGAGGGAATCTCCAGAATCGCCATAGCGGGTGAGAAAAAATGA
- a CDS encoding MotA/TolQ/ExbB proton channel family protein, whose translation MQTVKIAVFILMFLVFFYGNYIVFLKLLSLRRKPNTEPMDLVRWLLDFKKGLWFLDFSATTSPLLGLLGTVIGLIIAFVELGRKGVAGAGEISSAIGLALVATAVGIAMSLWFYLWYKFFISKHHQIKEELKIKLLEEEYEETKTFVNA comes from the coding sequence ATGCAGACGGTAAAGATAGCGGTCTTTATACTGATGTTCCTTGTCTTTTTCTACGGAAACTACATAGTGTTTTTGAAGCTGTTGAGCCTAAGAAGAAAGCCAAACACAGAACCTATGGATTTAGTGCGTTGGCTCTTAGACTTTAAAAAGGGTCTTTGGTTTTTGGACTTTTCTGCCACCACCTCCCCCCTCCTGGGGCTTTTGGGGACGGTAATAGGCTTAATAATTGCTTTTGTGGAATTGGGAAGGAAGGGAGTGGCGGGTGCTGGTGAGATAAGCAGTGCCATAGGCTTGGCGTTGGTGGCTACCGCGGTGGGTATAGCCATGTCCCTTTGGTTTTATCTGTGGTATAAGTTCTTCATCTCAAAGCATCACCAGATAAAAGAAGAGCTAAAGATCAAACTTTTGGAGGAAGAGTATGAAGAGACAAAGACTTTTGTCAATGCTTGA
- a CDS encoding TonB-dependent receptor yields the protein MKRTAILLSALFGSLAFSQETLIKVRVEEEGGKEAILPVEVKRRTPKTETTVKEEELKVRSGAGSVNIFKAIELTPSLNIQTDDAYGLGGGTIRLRGFDDTQIGVTIDDMPLNDSGNFRLYPHEYADVENLESITVERGVVSKRNPFYVEIGGAIRVRTRPPANKFGITLSEKYGSFNFKRHFIRLDTGYLLGNRNLPKLFVSYSHTEADKWKGPGKHPEYRDHYTVGISHKVGRLFWEFYYDKNVQLNYFYRGFTYSELSTMFRRGDYNDRLLYPNTGATNQNHNRLYYEFHKNPYTNQQLRANIELDITSSVKLSLKPYMWIGRGSGTSAIRRTTPPPARVYFRESFNYTDRPGVIAELKFELPKDSRLFLGYWYEYADLKQWQPHRRVDVYPDGTFTLNDNDSYYGYIQRTKTITNTPYLFLESKGLLDKMDINLGVRFASVKRDFKSYQTPTTLPYYPEDGIYKHPGLTLDPDRTYEKTYRKTLPSFGVGYQFTNFAYGYFAYAKNFRVPQNFLGTIPSGVSAQFVADQLKPEEADNYDLGLRFDFDKFYIAPSVYYVKYKNRLIRIADPNDPTLIYLRNAGKVDAYGAELELGIVPVRKVSIYTSFSYNEAKFKDESFYDGNTRYNIKDKTVPDTPERMIKLGGRFELLGFRISPSVQYVGSRYGNFINTERVSPYTLVNLNVQRRIYKGIDLLVDVVNLTDKKYVGRISPGTERGTYYAGAPFTISVGLRGRF from the coding sequence ATGAAAAGGACTGCTATTCTACTTTCTGCACTGTTTGGTAGTTTGGCTTTTTCTCAAGAGACACTAATAAAAGTTAGAGTAGAAGAAGAGGGTGGAAAGGAAGCCATCCTGCCGGTGGAAGTTAAAAGAAGAACTCCAAAGACGGAGACCACTGTAAAGGAGGAAGAGCTAAAAGTCAGATCTGGTGCGGGAAGTGTAAATATCTTCAAAGCCATAGAGCTCACGCCCTCCTTGAACATCCAGACGGATGATGCCTACGGTCTTGGCGGTGGAACCATAAGACTGAGAGGCTTTGACGATACTCAAATCGGAGTAACCATTGACGACATGCCCCTAAACGACTCTGGAAACTTCAGGCTTTATCCTCATGAGTACGCAGACGTGGAAAATTTAGAGAGCATCACCGTAGAAAGAGGTGTGGTGAGCAAGAGAAACCCCTTCTACGTAGAGATAGGAGGTGCCATAAGGGTCAGAACAAGACCTCCCGCCAACAAGTTTGGGATCACTCTCAGCGAAAAGTACGGTTCCTTTAACTTTAAGAGGCACTTTATAAGACTTGATACGGGATACCTTTTAGGAAACAGAAACCTTCCCAAGCTGTTTGTATCTTACTCTCACACGGAGGCGGACAAATGGAAGGGTCCAGGCAAACACCCCGAATACAGAGACCACTACACAGTGGGCATATCCCACAAAGTTGGCAGGCTCTTTTGGGAGTTTTACTACGACAAGAACGTCCAGCTGAACTACTTTTACAGAGGGTTTACCTATAGTGAACTTAGCACAATGTTCAGAAGGGGAGACTATAATGATAGACTGCTCTATCCAAATACAGGAGCAACTAACCAAAATCATAACAGATTATACTACGAATTCCACAAAAACCCCTACACCAACCAACAGCTTAGGGCTAACATAGAGCTGGACATAACAAGCAGTGTAAAGCTAAGCTTAAAGCCCTACATGTGGATAGGTAGGGGTTCGGGAACGAGTGCCATAAGAAGAACCACTCCACCACCAGCAAGAGTATACTTTAGAGAATCCTTCAACTACACGGACAGACCTGGTGTTATAGCAGAATTGAAGTTTGAACTGCCAAAGGACTCAAGACTATTTTTGGGATACTGGTATGAGTATGCGGACCTAAAGCAGTGGCAACCACACCGCAGAGTCGACGTCTATCCGGACGGCACCTTCACCTTGAATGATAATGACTCTTATTATGGATACATCCAACGCACAAAGACCATAACAAATACACCTTATTTATTCCTTGAGTCCAAGGGACTTTTGGATAAAATGGACATCAACCTCGGAGTGAGATTTGCAAGCGTAAAGAGAGACTTTAAAAGCTACCAAACTCCAACTACACTCCCTTATTACCCAGAAGACGGCATTTATAAGCATCCGGGGCTAACTCTGGATCCAGATAGAACCTACGAAAAGACCTACAGAAAAACACTTCCCAGCTTTGGAGTTGGCTACCAATTTACAAACTTTGCCTACGGTTATTTTGCCTATGCAAAGAACTTTAGGGTGCCCCAAAACTTTTTAGGCACGATACCCTCAGGCGTCTCTGCACAGTTTGTGGCGGACCAGCTAAAGCCAGAAGAGGCGGACAACTATGACTTGGGCTTAAGGTTTGACTTTGATAAGTTCTACATAGCACCTTCTGTTTACTATGTGAAATACAAAAACAGGCTTATACGCATTGCGGACCCCAATGACCCAACCCTCATATACCTTAGGAACGCAGGAAAGGTGGATGCTTATGGGGCGGAGTTGGAACTGGGTATTGTGCCCGTAAGGAAAGTAAGCATTTATACATCCTTCTCCTACAACGAAGCCAAGTTTAAGGATGAGAGTTTTTACGATGGGAATACAAGGTATAACATAAAGGATAAAACAGTGCCCGACACTCCCGAGCGCATGATAAAGCTTGGTGGTAGGTTTGAACTATTGGGATTTAGAATAAGTCCAAGCGTTCAGTATGTTGGTTCAAGGTACGGAAACTTTATCAACACGGAAAGGGTATCTCCGTATACTCTGGTAAATCTCAACGTGCAGAGGAGGATATACAAGGGCATAGACTTACTCGTGGATGTGGTGAATTTAACGGATAAGAAGTACGTGGGAAGGATATCTCCCGGAACCGAGAGGGGAACCTACTATGCAGGAGCACCCTTTACAATCTCCGTAGGACTCAGGGGGAGGTTCTAA
- a CDS encoding HEAT repeat domain-containing protein: protein MVRWFCPYCWNEVDERDEVCPHCGADLKGFSSLDYDQKLILALDCPITQSRMFVIEVLGRRKTQGAVPKLCRMLFEDRDTFELIEIAKALLNIGTADALECLQRRMKTEDNLILKRFLEVLL from the coding sequence ATGGTTCGTTGGTTTTGTCCTTACTGTTGGAATGAGGTAGATGAGAGGGACGAAGTTTGTCCTCATTGCGGTGCGGACCTCAAGGGCTTTAGTTCCTTAGATTACGACCAAAAACTAATTCTTGCCCTTGATTGTCCTATAACGCAGAGCAGAATGTTCGTTATTGAGGTGCTCGGCAGGAGAAAAACGCAAGGGGCGGTGCCTAAGCTCTGCAGAATGCTCTTTGAAGACAGGGACACCTTTGAGCTTATTGAAATTGCAAAAGCCCTTTTGAACATAGGAACCGCAGACGCCCTTGAGTGTCTGCAGAGGAGAATGAAAACCGAGGACAACTTGATACTTAAAAGGTTCTTAGAAGTGCTCCTTTAA